From Dehalobacter sp. 12DCB1:
GCTCGAATCATTCATACAAGCTTGATTACCCTAAATTAGGTCTGTGTGCCACAGTTCCAGCGTTAAGCGGAGCATGGAGGCGGAGCGCGGCTGTTAACGTCCATGGATGGACTAATGTCGCGGTGCTATGGAGGGCAAGGAGCGACAAGCCACGGATGGCGCAACAGCCGAGAGCGGAATGTGGCGCGCAGACCAGACCCAAATGAACATATTTCTCAAACTATTTAAAGATCAATGTACGAGAAGAAGTAGCCAAAATAGGTTTAGTAAAGTAAGTTTAATCTAGGAGTAAAGATAAATATGCGTATTTTGCTTTTGACGCAGTATTTTCCGCCGGAGAAGGGGGCGGCTCAGGTAAGGCTCTGGGAGCTGGCCAAAGGTCTGCGGAACCAGGGGAATATGATTACGGTCGTAACTGCCTTTCCGAACCATCCCGCAGGGATCATCCCGGATGAATACCGGGGGAAAGTGTTTGCGCGTGAGGATATGGAAGGGATCGTTGTTCTGAGAACCTGCATCTATCCGGTGAAGCGGGGCAGATTCTGGCTGCGTTTGCTGAATTATTTTTCTTTTGTGTTTTCTGCTTTTTTAGGAATCTGCCGCAGCGGTCCCCAAGACTTGATCGTTGTGGAATCTCCGCCGCTTTTTATCGGTTTTACAGCTGTCATTACTTCTTTCTTTAAAAGAGCACCCTATATCTTCAATGTCTCCGATCTGTGGCCGGAATCCGCGGTGCAGCTCGGGCTTGTCACGAATAAGCAGCTTATCGGCATGTGCGAGTGGCTGGAACGTTGTTTTTACCGCAAGGCATTTAAGCTTTCGGCCCAGACCCAGGGCATTGTGGACGGGTTGAAAAAGAAAGGGGTCAAAGCTGAAGATATCTTATTCCTGCCTAACGGAGTGGATACCGAACTTTTTAAACCAAGGCCCAAAGACCCGGTGCTGGAAAAGAAGCTTGGTCTGCAGGGAAAATACGTGATCCTGTATGCCGGGACGATGGGGTATGCCCATGGGATTGAGACAGCGCTTGAGGCCGCCGATCTGCTGCGCGCCGAGCCGGAAATATTCTTTCTGTTTGTCGGTGACGGTTCCGAAAGACCCCGGCTCGAACAGATTGCCCGGGAAAAGGATCTGCCCAATGTCCGCTTCATCGATTTCCAGCCGCTCGAAGAGATTCCACGTTATTATTCGTTAAGCAGTATCAGTCTTTCGACCCTCAGACGCTATAAGCTGTCGGAAGGGGTAAGGCCTTCCAAAGTATTCCCGGCAATGGCCAGCGGTCAGCCGCTGATCTATGTCGGAGAGGGTGAAGGCGCCGAGATTGTCAAGGAGAGCGGCGGCGGAGTGGTGCTCGAACCCGAGAACCCCAAGATCCTTGCCGAGACGGTCTTGCGCCTAAAGGCAGATTCGGAAACCTGCAGGGTACTCTCCGAAAAGGGCCGGGAATATGTCATTAGGCACTATTCCTGGGACAGCATCGTCAGAAACTGGCTTGAGCAGCTTCATTTGAAGAAAGCCTAAAGTTGTCTTTTGGCCAAAGCGTAGTAAAATAAAGTAGTCAATAAAAAATTAGCCAATGAACAAGGAATTAAAAATATTGAAGAATAAGCGAAGTATAAAAACAATTAATGGATAAATTAAAAAGACAAAAATCAAATAAAAACTATAGAACAACATAATAGCATGATAGCAGACACTGAAACGAAGAAAGAGGCGTAAGTTTATGAGTCCACGACGCGAACAGTTCCTTCCCTATGCGCTACCGCTGATTGAAGATGATGATATTGAAGCTGTTGTCGACAGCCTGAAATCGAATTGGATTTCCAAGGGTCCAAAGACCGGAGAATTTGAAAAGCGTTTTGCCGAATATATCGGTGTCAAACATGCCATTGCGCTGAATTCCTGTACCGCAGGCCTGCACATCGCCCTGGTGGCTGCCGGAGTCGGAGCGGGCGATGAGGTGATCACCACGGCCATGACGTTTGCAGCCTCAGCGAATGTCATCATTCACTGCGGGGCAACTCCTGTTCTGGTAGATATTGATCCCAAAACCATGAATATCGATCCGGCAAAGATCGAAGAGAAGATTACTGCCAAGACCAAGGCAATTATTCCGGTTCATTTGGCCGGGCTGCCGTGCGAGATGGATGAAATAATGGTGATTGCGAAAAAATACAGCCTATTTGTTTTGGAAGATGCGGCCCATGGCACGTATACGAAGTATAAAGACAGAATGGTCGGCACGATTGGTGATGCGGCAGCCTTTTCATTCTATGCGACGAAGAATCTGGCGACTGGTGAAGGTGGCATGGTGATGACCAACGATGATGAGCTTGCCAACAAGATGAGAGTCCTGAGCCTCCACGGCATGAGCCGGAATGCCTGGAACAGATTTTCTGAAAAAGGCTCCTGGTACTATGAGATTGAATACCCGGGATATAAATACAATATGACGGATATTCAGGCTGCGATGGGGATGACCCAGCTAGCCAAACTGGAATCCATGCAGGCCAGAAGGGAAGTCATCTGGCAGCGTTATAACGCTGCTTTCAGCAAGCTTCCCGAAATAGAAGTTCCGATTGATTTTGCGTATGCCCGTCATGCCCGCCATTTGTATATGATCAGGCTGAATCTCGATAAACTTACGGTGGATCGGGCTGCATTTATTGAATTGCTCAAGGAAGAAAATATCGGCACCAGCGTTCACTATATTCCGCTTCCGTATCACCCGTATTACCGGGATACCTTTGGCTACAAACCCGGAGATTTTCCAAAGACGGAAGCGCTCTACGAGAGAATTATTTCCCTGCCGCTTTATCCCAGAATGAGTGATGCCGATGTTCAGGATGTTATTGAAGCCGTACAGCGTGTTATCGAAAAGGTCAGGTTATAAGAAGGAAGAACAGACTTTCTCCTCCGTTTCTTATAGAATTTAGGAAATTGTTCGAAATCACCTACGAAAGATAGTAAAAATATTTGTAAGAGGTGAAGCAGTAAAATCCCAAGGAGTGGTAATTTGTTTGCGAAAAGGGTTTTAGACCTGTTGATTTCCATCCCGCTGCTCATTGTGTTATCCCCATTGTGGCTGATGATTGTCCTTTGGATCAAAGCCGATTCCAAAGGCCCCGCGGTCTTCAGGCAGGAAAGAGTGGGGCGGAATGGAGCGCTCTTCACGATCTATAAATTCCGAACCATGGTTCCGAATGCAGATGCAGTGATGAAAGAAAAAATTGAGCAGCTGAAAAAAGAAGGCAAGTTTGATCCCGACAATTTCATCTTTCAGGATAAGGATGACCCGCGGATTACGAAGAGCGGCAGATTCTTAAGGAAAAGCAGCCTAGATGAACTGCCCCAGCTTTTGAATATTATCAACGGTACGATGAGCATTGTTGGTCCGAGGCCGGAAGTTCCGGAAATCGTGGATCAGTATACGCACGAACAGCGTCATCGTCTGGACATGCCGCCGGGAGTGACCGGTCTAGCCCAGGTCAATGGCCGCAGTGAGCTGACACTCACGGAAACTCTGAAATATGACGTGGAATACGTCCAAAACTGGCGTTTCGGCCTTGATCTGAAGATACTTTGGAAGACGGTTTTCATTGTTTTAAACGGCAAGGGCGCGTACTAATATTGGAATGGTTCAGTACGTTTCTATAATGACTTACGTACTCTTCATGTATGATAAAAGAAACTTTTCCTGTGAGGCACTTCAGGTGTCTCTTCTTTTTTGGGGGTATTGCTGATTTCGTTCCTTTCCTATTCCAGTAGTGCCGCAAATTGCCCGGCGCTCGCCTGGTCGAGCCAGGCCAAGGACCAGCAGCCTATCCCTCCGAGGTTAAATTCGTTTAGCAGGCTGAGTTTGCCGGACCAGCTCCGGCTGTCATCGTAGTACACAGTCCAGCGATGACCGTGTTCATCCGTATAGCAATACGTCGGTGTCCCAATCGGATTGGAGGGCGAGGTCTCTCTATTCGTTATTGCGCGGTATCTTTCAGCAGTCTGGGTTGCTGCCGTAAGGCCCAACGCCTTGGATACCCAGCGTGTCCCGTCCTGCCGCCAGGCTCTGCCGTAGAACGGTATGCCCATCAGCACCTTCGAGGGAGGAATCCGTGTAACGGCATACGCCATGACCCGGCGCACCCAGTCCGACGGCGCGATCGGGCCCGGTGCGGAAGTGGCGTAATGCAGGTCATAGGACATAATCTGTACGTAGTCGGCATATCCGGATAGCTCAGCGTAGTTATACTGAACGCACCAGGGCTCTGCTATTTCGGAAGTCCGGGACATCACAGAGACGAGCGTGAGCTTTCCTTCGGCGGATAACTGCGCATAGAGGGTTTTCATTAAAGCGGTAAGTCCCGGTCCGGTATCTGACGAGAGCGCTTCAAGATCGACCAGAATCCCGTCCGCTCCGGTATCCCGGATGAGCTTCAGGCAGCTTTCCTTGAAAATACTGCGTTTCAGCGGGTCACGCAGCATATCCCCGGCAGTCTTGCCGCTGCCCAACACCATCGGAACCACTTTGGCACCGCTGCGCTGGCCGAGAGCGACCAGGTACTTCGGTATTTCAGGATCGGTGAAGACATAGCCAAAGCTGCCATCCGCCTGCAGCGGCCCTGCAAAATTCGGGACCAGGATATCAATTGATTTCAGAAGATTGCCGGAAACGCAGGCCAATTGTTTCTCGTAAGCTGACTTACTGCCGTATCCATCCCAGAACTGAAGGTTAGTTGTCATCTTGAAACCCCACTTCTTAGTTTCTTATCTTCTGATATGAATATTCAGTAAGAAAAAAGAGGGTGCGTGAACACCCTCTAGTACTAAATAGGTAAATTACAGTCAGACTTATGTATATCGGGCCTGTCTGCATGCCACAATTCCGCTTTCGGCCGTTGTGTCATCCTTGACACAAAAGGCCGCGCTTCGCTTCCTTGCTCCGCTTGACGCTGGAACTGTGGCATGCAGACGAATCAAAGGTTGGTTAAGTAAATTCAGCATGCCAGATAATTAAGATCAACGTCATGGAGTCTGTTAAAAATTAATTGATCCGCTCTTTTAGCAGCGGGTACAGCTCCGGAGTACTGACTTCGTTGATCCAGCCCATGGACCAGCCGCCGACACCCCCGAGATTGTATTCGTCCATGATATCCAATTTTTCTCCCCAGCTGAGCCTGTCGTCAAAATAGGCTGTTCTGCTGTAGCCGCTTTCATCGACATACTTAAAGGTTGGTACGCCGATCGGGTCTGTCAACGTGGTCTCTCGGGTGATTGTAGCACAGAACTGGTCAGCGGTCTGCGTCGCGACTGCCCAGCCAAAGACCTTGGACACCCAGCCGCTTCCCTCCGTTCTCCAGGCCCTTCCGTAGTAAGGAACGCCCATCAGGATCTTCTCCGAAGGAATTTCAGTCACGGCATAAGCGATAACCTCTCTGACCCAATCCAGTGGCGCGATCGGGCCGGGAGCAGAGGTCGAATAATGTTTGTCATAGGACATGATTTGGACATAATCGACATACTGCGCAAGGTCACTGTAATCGTACTCGTCGTACCAGGGTTGAGCGGTTGCAGAGGTTTTGGACATCACAGATACCATGACCAGTTTTCCCTGCGGATGAAGTCGCGTATAAAGGTCCTGCATCAGGGCAGTCAGGCCTTCTTCAGAGCTTTCGGAGAGTGCTTCCATGTCGACCAGAATGCCATCGGCATTGGTCTCCGCGATAAGTTTGACAGCACTGTTGATAAAGGTGCTGCGTTTGGTCGCGTTCTGCAGCACGGAATCAGCCGTACTGCCGCTGCTCATGACCATTGGCACGA
This genomic window contains:
- a CDS encoding glycosyl hydrolase family 18 protein gives rise to the protein MTTNLQFWDGYGSKSAYEKQLACVSGNLLKSIDILVPNFAGPLQADGSFGYVFTDPEIPKYLVALGQRSGAKVVPMVLGSGKTAGDMLRDPLKRSIFKESCLKLIRDTGADGILVDLEALSSDTGPGLTALMKTLYAQLSAEGKLTLVSVMSRTSEIAEPWCVQYNYAELSGYADYVQIMSYDLHYATSAPGPIAPSDWVRRVMAYAVTRIPPSKVLMGIPFYGRAWRQDGTRWVSKALGLTAATQTAERYRAITNRETSPSNPIGTPTYCYTDEHGHRWTVYYDDSRSWSGKLSLLNEFNLGGIGCWSLAWLDQASAGQFAALLE
- a CDS encoding DegT/DnrJ/EryC1/StrS family aminotransferase, giving the protein MSPRREQFLPYALPLIEDDDIEAVVDSLKSNWISKGPKTGEFEKRFAEYIGVKHAIALNSCTAGLHIALVAAGVGAGDEVITTAMTFAASANVIIHCGATPVLVDIDPKTMNIDPAKIEEKITAKTKAIIPVHLAGLPCEMDEIMVIAKKYSLFVLEDAAHGTYTKYKDRMVGTIGDAAAFSFYATKNLATGEGGMVMTNDDELANKMRVLSLHGMSRNAWNRFSEKGSWYYEIEYPGYKYNMTDIQAAMGMTQLAKLESMQARREVIWQRYNAAFSKLPEIEVPIDFAYARHARHLYMIRLNLDKLTVDRAAFIELLKEENIGTSVHYIPLPYHPYYRDTFGYKPGDFPKTEALYERIISLPLYPRMSDADVQDVIEAVQRVIEKVRL
- a CDS encoding sugar transferase is translated as MFAKRVLDLLISIPLLIVLSPLWLMIVLWIKADSKGPAVFRQERVGRNGALFTIYKFRTMVPNADAVMKEKIEQLKKEGKFDPDNFIFQDKDDPRITKSGRFLRKSSLDELPQLLNIINGTMSIVGPRPEVPEIVDQYTHEQRHRLDMPPGVTGLAQVNGRSELTLTETLKYDVEYVQNWRFGLDLKILWKTVFIVLNGKGAY
- a CDS encoding glycosyltransferase family 4 protein; protein product: MRILLLTQYFPPEKGAAQVRLWELAKGLRNQGNMITVVTAFPNHPAGIIPDEYRGKVFAREDMEGIVVLRTCIYPVKRGRFWLRLLNYFSFVFSAFLGICRSGPQDLIVVESPPLFIGFTAVITSFFKRAPYIFNVSDLWPESAVQLGLVTNKQLIGMCEWLERCFYRKAFKLSAQTQGIVDGLKKKGVKAEDILFLPNGVDTELFKPRPKDPVLEKKLGLQGKYVILYAGTMGYAHGIETALEAADLLRAEPEIFFLFVGDGSERPRLEQIAREKDLPNVRFIDFQPLEEIPRYYSLSSISLSTLRRYKLSEGVRPSKVFPAMASGQPLIYVGEGEGAEIVKESGGGVVLEPENPKILAETVLRLKADSETCRVLSEKGREYVIRHYSWDSIVRNWLEQLHLKKA